Proteins from a single region of Gossypium arboreum isolate Shixiya-1 chromosome 1, ASM2569848v2, whole genome shotgun sequence:
- the LOC108452490 gene encoding uncharacterized protein LOC108452490 isoform X1, protein MPAMLTLRGNGLDPAEMEGTMETKAKTLPKRRGTKSGKQKTQAEKESHNESCRRSRLKMKTMHKDRDQEFLKLQADHKTIKTELQYQAKKGIECNEKLQSLEEDNQILSIDLHTMKEELEWTRQIAVALMAFHGHNFTSFDQAVEWFAS, encoded by the exons ATGCCAGCAATGCTAACATTGAGAGGCAATG GCCTTGATCCGGCAGAAATGGAGGGTACAATGGAGACTAAGGCCAAAACCCTACCCAAACGACGCGGTACCAAATCTGGGAAACAGAAAACTCAAGCTGAGAAGGAAAGCCATAATGAGAGCTGTAGACGGTCTCGACTGAAAATGAAA ACGATGCATAAGGACCGAGATCAAGAGTTCTTAAAGTTGCAAGCTGATCACAAGACGATCAAAACTGAGCTGCAGTACCAAGCTAAAAAGGGGATCGAGTGCAATGAAAAGCTCCAATCTTTGGAAGAGGATAACCAAATACTCAGTATAGACCTTCACACTATG AAAGAAGAGTTGGAATGGACGAGGCAAATCGCCGTTGCATTGATGGCCTTCCAT GGGCATAACTTTACTT
- the LOC108452490 gene encoding uncharacterized protein LOC108452490 isoform X2 gives MPAMLTLRGNEMEGTMETKAKTLPKRRGTKSGKQKTQAEKESHNESCRRSRLKMKTMHKDRDQEFLKLQADHKTIKTELQYQAKKGIECNEKLQSLEEDNQILSIDLHTMKEELEWTRQIAVALMAFHGHNFTSFDQAVEWFAS, from the exons ATGCCAGCAATGCTAACATTGAGAGGCAATG AAATGGAGGGTACAATGGAGACTAAGGCCAAAACCCTACCCAAACGACGCGGTACCAAATCTGGGAAACAGAAAACTCAAGCTGAGAAGGAAAGCCATAATGAGAGCTGTAGACGGTCTCGACTGAAAATGAAA ACGATGCATAAGGACCGAGATCAAGAGTTCTTAAAGTTGCAAGCTGATCACAAGACGATCAAAACTGAGCTGCAGTACCAAGCTAAAAAGGGGATCGAGTGCAATGAAAAGCTCCAATCTTTGGAAGAGGATAACCAAATACTCAGTATAGACCTTCACACTATG AAAGAAGAGTTGGAATGGACGAGGCAAATCGCCGTTGCATTGATGGCCTTCCAT GGGCATAACTTTACTT